AATGTGCAATGGACCAATGAATATAATGTGCAATGTGTGAAATGGACAAAGCTGGAGGAGAATGGTGCATGGAAACGTCACATAGCTTATCTTTCATGACTCCTCAGAATACACCAGGGAGAAGCTTTATGGCCGATTTTGGACCAGCGGCTTTCCTGGGTTGGACTGCATTACAGTGGTCAGATCATAAATACTACAGGAAGGCTGTTCAGGTCCACTGTTCCCAGGAGTATCAGTTTGGCCATTGTCAGTTGAGTTGATTAGGACATTGTTATCCTAGCATTGCAGTAAAGTGTTAGCTCATCACTATTTAacgtttaatttaaaaaaggctgAGCTATTCTGTTATTTTTGGTTATAAGGAGAATGTACTTTGTCAGGGATTCTATACCTACGTGCTCTTCCACCCTGATTCACAGTGTGGCTACAGCCTTCACTTTCCATCTGCTATCAAATGTTGATTACTGTGACCACAGGGCACTGTGGCTCTGACGGCATTTTAAAATAGCTATTCACAGTGTTTCGCTATTTTTGTTTCCCAGAAAGTAAGGCATAACAAGAAAAAGAATACTACTGACTGAATACTTCAATTTTACACCCAATTTGCAACCATCTaagagaaatgagaaattagctgttttatGGCTATGTTTAGTGTGGAACCCCTTCTAAGTCTCATTTACACAAGACCACCATCATAACAGGGTGTATCAAATGCTCAAAATGCAAAAGACAAACTGATCTTTTCAGTACCACTTAATATTTTTGCAATAACAAAAGGGTAAGAGGATGAACTTTGTCAgtttatttggctttttttcaTGTACTGTGTGACTGCAGCCTGTGATCTTTCATCTGCAACCCctagtctgactcacaggatatagactgtgggtataagcctgccattggcTGACTATTTCAGTTggaattctcctccccttccgctatctGTATGTTACCGTTTTTGCAAGGGCACCGTcgctgcatcctgggcttagcgcCAACCAAGATGATTGTGATTGGttacaaacaagccagagcgtttttttcccctataccagagtctcgcatagccagacctATCTGCAACCAGACAGTGCTATCCTTATACTGCCAGTCCTGTGGCTGTGGCAGTTTTCATATTAAATGCCTAATAAGAGGTTTCTGCAGTCTAAAAGTCCTCTTTATATCTGGATGTGGCAGTTTTCATACACTTAACACTTCACCAAGCTTGGAATAAAACCCAACTAGTGCtcacaaagagaaaacaagaaCTGAAAATGTCACAAACCAAGCTCTCCTGATTCCACACCATTTACATAGTAATTGTCTCCCTTCCTGAAACTCTTTGTACCTTGTCTATCTCTTATACCTCTTTGTACCTTCTGTCTATCTCCTTGCCTTGTCATGCAGTGTCAGCACTTGGTGTAGCTGGTAATGTGGCCAGCATGTGCCTCTCTCAGGGCTATCCTCTTTCAGCCAGGGGTTTGCAGATTTGCAGGGCTGATTGGATTGTTTGCTTTCTGGCCTTGTGGTTATGCTGGCATGTGTTCAGGTATTTTGCACATCACTGTTACAGAGGGGCACCAACACAGCCATACTACTCCCTTCCCCATTCACTGGTCCCTTCTCATTTCACCTGATTGACTGAAGAATGTAATTTCAAACCCTGGAGATGAATTTTAGACATCAGGCCACATTTATGACAATGTCCAATGCAAAGACCATGGTGCatgattaaaacaataaaaccagaAATAAACTGGCTGACAGCAACAATAGCCGCAGGCTAAACAGGACAAACCTGCAGGACCTTGTGTTTACTGAACTCTTCTTTGGGTTCTCTCCTTAAAGACACCAAGGCTTTAAGGCATTTTTGTACAGCAAGCATGAAGAGCTGGGCATTTTGGCACTTTCAGTGTTTGACTGTGAACTGTGACTGATACAATGTTAGTGGGCTCATTTCATTCACAGTGACCAGGTTTATGGAATGTGGTGTGTTTAGGCAAAAGGATCACATTCATGCAATACGACACTCCTGGGTGTATACAGGCAGAGCTGAATGCATTGCTTGGGTGAGGGTGTAACCATACCTAGACAAATGGGAGCTCATGTTCTGGCTGCAGGCACAGGCATTGTACTGTagtgaaaacaaactgcactGACCAGTGTAGAAAGGTCTTTATCGTGGGACTCGAGCAGGAACAACTTGTATGCTGTAAATCTCCTCCCAGAGGTACCATTTAAGGGTAGATATATTCACACAGGCACTAACCTACGTCACAGAGTGTTTTTGGGATAAGTATTTTGCTGGTTCTCCCAGTACATAGGATCTACTGGAAAGTCACAGAGAAACATGCAAGAGCTATGTCACAAAGACTTAAGACTTGCAATTATGGTAACTTCAAAAAAATTACAGCAGAGACCATAAACTTGAAGCAACAAAACCCCACAGCTTGGTATATTTGCTggccatttttatttgatattttaatacagGGGAACCAAtgataaagtaaataaagtaCCAGtatttaaaggaaaaacaaatttccATAAATGGTCTACATGCTACACTTCAACCTAATTTTATCATGCTTTTTTGAAAAAGGTAGATataaactgtaataaaaacatacaattaaaCTTAATGACGTACAATAGACTTCACCTTTAACTTCTAGTTTTATTGTACCATCCATTTGTTTCTTCCATGCACACGATTCTAacagtacattttatattaaaaaagacTTAAGACTTTTAGGCGCACTTTCATTTCCATAAAGAACTTGTCACATTAAGAAATAAAAcgcctttaaaataaaataaaaaaaccacagccattttttgagcaaaaaataatggaaattagAAAGCCTGAACAAGTGAACGATTAACGTTCTACCATTGAAAGTTAATGTTTGTATGATAGTGCCAAAACAAGAGTGGAAATCAAAGGCCTGTTTATGAACAGTCACAttgaaattacacattttgaaataaatacctCATATTcgctaaaaaataaataatgatgatgattttaACACTTCACTATGGCGaatgcaaaattaaacaaatgaaaacaagtcaCTGCATTGTGAATGGTATCAGGTTGAAGGTGTCTGTAAAGCACTAGCATGGCTCCAAGTCTCACTTACGGCTGTTACCTTGAGGTAGATAACACTTTTTTAATTCTACATTTAATGGTTGCTGCTGGCATCATGTGTCAAAGAAGTATTACAGTATGAACAGATTTTAAGGATGTCTTTCTGGGAAAACACACTATGGTAGACTTCAGATGttcaaagagaggaaaaaaaaaaaaaaaaaaaaaaaacttcaaatgtaataaaaagcttccattccaaaaaaaaaaaaaaaaaaacagctgcttgTTTCTCTCTGCCCCAGTCTACCGGTGTCGGTGACAATTTTTCCCATTTCCTTTTAGTGCATTTTCCTCACCATTTCTCTCTACCTGCCCTATGTTCCTCTCCTTCATAAACCATTCCTCATTCCTGTTTCTTTCCCAATATTTGTTCATCTACAGTACACTGTGTGCAAATGACATGACAGTTTTCAATCAGGGTGTGTTCATAAACTTTTGTAGGTCAAATGAGGCTGCACATCTAGTTACCCAAATCATTTATGAACTCACCCTTTTATAGATTAAAAAAAGTTCTTAAAAGTAACCAtaagattaaacaaaaaaattcaagtaaaataatatcaatactactatataaaaaaatcttgcgttgttgatttaatttagatgttttaaaatgctgctGTATGTTTTGTGGGCAATTTGGGGGGAACATTTGACGGCTGAGGGCGTTAACGTGGCCTGTATGGATTTCAGAGGCAGCTCTGCAGAACCCTCAAAACCAGGCAGGGCCAGGGACTCTAACTGCATACTGAACACAATCTCTCCATTTCTGCCCAGGAAGCCATCTTCTATGTCATTTACTGCCTCTGGCTCCAGCACCTCTTCTCTCTTACTGAACAGCCTGTCCAAGTAACTGGTGTAGGTGGACTCCTTCTGCAGCTGCTCATCCTTCCTCACGTCCCAGCATACCTCGTCAATAAGGGAGCTCTCTTCACCTGGGACTGCCTCGTTGCCGAAGCTCTCCCAGGGGTTGGGTGCCCGGCCCTCCAGCTGGGCCAGGTTCACCATGcacttctcctccttctcctggcTCACAGACTTTGACATGGAGCTCTTGGTTTCCAGCTGGGAGACGGAGCTGTTCAGCTCGTTCAGGAGACCCACCTCGCAAGGCTCTGGCTGCAGACTGAGCTTGATGGTTCCAGCAATGAAGGAATCGAAGTCAAAGCCCTGGTGCTTCTCCTGCTCTTTGTCCTTCTCTGTCAGGTTTTGGGAAGCCTCCTGAAGGGCAATCTGGGCCTTGACTAGGCCGTTCTTCTCGCATTTGGACTTTCCTTTCTTGTCCGCCTTCTCTTTGCTCTGCTCCTTCCAGTTGGACAGGTCAATGATGAGCTTGGGCTCATAGTAGTGGTTGACCTCACTGTCACGCCAGACCAGATTGTCCAGGTACGAGGCAGAAACGGCCTTGTAGTTGCAGGTGTGGCCGCACTCCAGGTCACAGTATTTGTTCTCGTGGTGGTCATCATGCTGCCAGGAGAGCtcggaggggaagagggagtcAAACGTCGGGTCATCCAAGAACTTCTCTCGGTCCCCGTCCAAGTACTTGCGAGGGTCCACTTGAACCTCCTCCTCATCAGTCACATCGGAGATAGCTCGGGGGTCTCGTTGGACCTCATCCGCTTCGTGGGTGCTGTGGAGGTGCCAGTCCTGGTCTGAAAACTGGCTGTCGTGATACCTGAAATGTTGGCGGACAAAAACACGTCAGAATTGTATCAAGAATCATCAGACCTAGAGAACACCAGGAAACTCATTGTAGATGGCCACTGAAAATGCTGGCACATACCTGTCCCAGTTGTAGACATGGCTGTGGCTCTCATCCATCAGCAGAATGTCATCCACCTCATCTTCAATGTGGAATGGGTGGCTGGAGATGGGTTCATCCAGGGGGAAGGAGTAGTCACTCATGTATGGGTGGGCTAAGGCTTCTTCCGCAGTCAGACGGTCCATCGGGTTGAACGTCAAGATTTTCTCCAGGAAATCAAGTGCTAACAAGAGGGAAAGGACAAAAGTATTTTGAGTACAGACAAAATTGTTTCAGTGAACACACATAGCCATTAAGAAAGGCCATCTGTATCACAAGCTCATTTTAACCCACTTAGTGGACACAGAACAATTTATGCAATATATATCCAGGCTTGCAGCTTGAATACTTCCTCTGTGGGCTCTGAGCTGTTACTCATCTCAGGCTCTAGGCTGTTAAGTATCTCTTGCCAGGGTGTGAGGGTGCCGAATTGCATGCCAGGCGATGCTAACCTTCTGCGCTGACCCCTGGCAACAGCTTGGCCAGAGGGGTCTGTGGCTCGGACATGTCATTCTTGATGAAGACGGGAATGACACTCTCCAGCTCCTGCCGGTCTTCCTCGTGGATCACGGGGATGGACTCCAGTATCAGCTGCATCTGCTCCAGCTCATGGGCGCCTGGTTACCCCCATAAAGCATGTAATCATGTTAAAAAGCCACCCACCATCAATATGGCGCACTGTATCAGCGCAAGGGCAGGTGCTCTAGATTGCCTTGCTTATTTATAGGACTCAAAATCATGCGCGAAGGAGGGTGTGGACTTTGGACAGTCTTCCCCTCTACATTCTACTGTGCATGGATACACACGCTCATTCTTTTTACAGTTGTGCAATGTGTAACAGCAGAGTTTCTGGACAGGAGTGCAAGAGCGAGTGAAAACTGACCTGCAAATAGAGTTTTCCCTGTGAGCATCTCAGCAAAGATACAGCCAGCGGCCCACATGTCAATGGCTTTGGTGTAGTTATTGGGGGACAACAGAAGTCGTGGAGATCTGTACCACTTGGTGACTAGACCTTCTGAGAGATGGCcctgaaagggagggagagaacatagTCATTCAGCCGCTTTACAAACAAAAGTCGCCGTATACGCCATTCTGGTTCTGATGGACAACAACCCTCTGGAGGAACAAAGCCATGAGGCTAGACATCTGTCTGCTCAGTGTGATGACAAAAGTGCACCGATGCTTATGGCGATGCGAGAGTAGGCCGATTGTCCCCGCCCACAAGCTTTTCCCTCTGGCGCCGCTGTAATCATACAGAGCCGCGGCTGGTGAAAATCCGACGAGACACGTGCAGCCTTTGTCAGAGGCTCCCACGGTTGCCCCAGAGACCAGTGTAATCCATCCCGTGCCTAACGCAGTGGCAGCAGAAGGATCACTGACACAAATCTGTCTTTGGTTACCGTCAGCAACAACGTGCTGGTCAAAAGTATTTATCTAAGAGTGTACATCAATTCAGGTGGCCTGATGATAGTGGGGACTAGAAAACCAAGCACCTTCAAACATTTAAACCCTGAACCAATGCCTAAATTTCAGCAAACAGCATCCATGCGTCACCAGGAGTAGCTACTAGTTAAATTCCATTTTCCTCATGATGGCCTCATAACAATCTTTAATTAGGCTAACTATAACACCACaagcatttttgtcattttacaaCAAATGACCTGGCCATTACAtaacaaacactgaaaaaacagtGCATTGATCCTAAATTTGGCACAATTTACAAAATTGTACAATGTTAAGATCAATGCACTCATTTCAGTGCGTTGATCTTAGCTTTCTGTAACCAATGTAGCCTAAATATGGATTGGCCCTGAAGACTAAGATGGGTggcataaataaagtttgatacaaaccaactgtaaaaaaaaaaaaaaaaaaaaccttttcaacaGGTTTAAACTCTTCAAAgacacattttccttttttatactTCAACggtctgtaccccccccccccccaaacataggtcaatattttttacatatataataaATTAGTGCAGCATGTGTTAGCTATTTATATTGGGTGTATCTCCATCACAGTGCAAAGGGTACACACAGTTCTTGGTTCACTCCAGAGCAAAGGACATTACATGAACATTATGTCTTGAATCTACACTCCCCTCCAGTTTGAGTATCAGTGGGAACTAAGGGACTGCACCCCAGCTGAAACacactgttccactgcagaaGGTCAATGACTATCTGACCAAGCCCTTTCCTTACACAATCGCAGACAAGAAAAATACTATTTGCGACAAACTGACTCACTGCAGAGTCAAAATTAACTTCAAGGAAATCGTGCCGCCACCCATTCCTGTGACTCTATCTTGAGGACACCAATCCAATGAAATATGCagcaatgcttaaaaaaaaaaaagaaaacccaaaaaaaaaactaagaactACACATATGCTGATCTCTAACTTACTGGAATGGTTTCAAGACAATCAAAGAACATGCTGCAACAAAATAAGCTTTAATTCAGATGCAAATGGCACACTCCACCGGTTACAGGCTTGGCTCTGgattaaagttaaaaataaaacttgttgATCCAACGTAATATCAACCTTGCCTCAGGCGCTTCCCTTTgtaaggaaggagggagggggaaaaaaaaccagcccCGAAATAAACACttcaatttgaatttcaaaCCAGTGCTCCATTCTACTTTTAGCTCCGGCACACTATGGGAAGAGACCGCACGGAGACACGGCTACACATCTCACGCATGTTGCACACATATGCGAAgggtgtttgtgtctgtgtgcgcacgcTATTTTCACTCCTCAGTACGGAAAAATTTCAGCAACATTTGCTAAGAGGCCGTGTGAGTTCAGAGGTGGGGCTATGCTGTCTTCTATGCAAAGCCTTATGGCAAGGTCTAGCCCTAGTAGAAATGGtcttaaactaaaataaaatggtaataCCGACAAACCATTCTCTGCCCCATACCATCAATGGTCGCCTTGCCCCTCTCCCTCATTTATCCTCCAGCTTTATCAAACCGGTTGCATTTAACTCTATTCTATGAGACAGAGCCAATTTGTTTAATTCAGCCTTTTAGTCACATGTAATGCTTCCTATTCCAGTAGATCAAAGGGAAtggtgggaaaaaaactaaGCTGTTTCTACGTTCCGCTCCAACAATGGCAGGAAATtgtgcagagtggaaaaaaaaaaaaggggagggggggtgtgggttcctagcaccacaccaccacagcaCGTGGATTCCACACATTCTAAGGTTGATGCGCAGCCAAGCACTTGATGAGTCAATTGCGTGACTCTCGTTCTCGGTTTCAGCACAGGCTTACTGTGGCACCTCCCCAAAAATTACAGCACCGTTCCTTTTCTTAAACCGAAACCCTCATTATAGGAAATTTCCATTGGTGAGAATTTGGCACCGCACCATTCCGGCTCAAAATCTGTTCCCACGGTAAAAGGGTGGCAGTCGACAAGGAAATGTTCAGGAAGTATTTCCAACAGTCTGCAAGTTTGGCTAATGTCTGGACTTGCAAGTCAGCATTTCCCCCTTAACTCAATGGGTGTTCTCCAGCACAATATATGACTACTTGAAGAGGAGCCAACGAGATACGGTAAAGCAGAATGAGAATGACGTCCATGGCTGCAAGTATGGGTGCTCATATGAACGAAACTCTGGTGCCAAAGAGGGATGAGGGATATCTTCCCCAATtgataacaaaaatgaaagaattgtAGAATTGTATAGAAAATACGATAAAAAAAGCCTCCCTGCTTAGCACAGCAGGGAAGGGTGGAGACGGGCTGGTACAAAGAGGTGACTGTCTGGGCGAATAGGGCAATTACTGTTCCCACCCCACGCCCCAGCACTCGCGGACTCAGCCTCCGGTCAGAGTTCTGACTCCAACGCGGGGGCATTTCTGCTGTGGGAAAAAGCAGCACGGTTTCTCACATGAAAACTTGCTCTACTCTTGACCTTTAACAAGACCTGTGGCTGGAGCCATTTCTGAGCAACCGCAAGCAGATCTGAATGCCCGTAAAGAGATGCTGCAAGATAAGCAGGCAGAGGTATTACTTTCACCTGATCAGCACACAACAGATAAACTGAAATCCACACATGAAATGTAGGTCTACAGCATTAGAAATGAAGGGAGGTTTATGGAAATGTGCTTGCTGTACACAAGTGAAATTGGGTCATACTCACTGGGGGTTTTCTACATAACTTTGGTGCAAGTTTCTCAACAACTGAATGTGCACCAGCACTCACATTATCTTTAATTAATACAAGTCCTTAAATCCAAGCTCTCAGACCAGTAATATTTAACAGGAAGATCAATGGTTTACATCTCTGGCAGCTTAAAGCACTCTGGCAgagttttattgcatttatggCCGTTATGGAAAAACTTCAGCAGACAAGAGAGGCATGAGCTCAGAGGACACAAGGCAATGACTAATCTAAGGCACGTGTAAGCACGACTTCTCCAAAGCTGGGCTTCACAGACAACAAGCCATGGGTATGTGGAGTGAATACGGCTATGCTAACTCTGTTTTAAAGGCACCACTGCTATCTCCGTCCCTTGAACATATTTGCAAAGGAAAATCTAAACTGAAAAATGGCAGTCAGGAGGGCCCTTTTTAAAGACACAGGACAGTCTATATACATCTCCACTGCCAagtgatgatcaatttatacaaaaatgttaacataaaaaacaaaagcaagcaagcaagcaaaaaaagtaaaaaaaaaaaaaaaaaattaagtgctTCCTCTAATAGCTGTCACAGAACTATCAGTCCACAACACAAGCTTAATAAGGAAATATCAATTTTGTTCACAAGAA
This region of Anguilla anguilla isolate fAngAng1 chromosome 5, fAngAng1.pri, whole genome shotgun sequence genomic DNA includes:
- the LOC118227474 gene encoding mitogen-activated protein kinase 6-like, which gives rise to MAEKFESLMNIHGFDLGPRYMDLKPLGYGGNGLVFSAVDNDCDKRVAVKKIILTDPQSVKHALREIKIIRRLDHDNIVKVFETLGPSGRQLAEDISSLTEVNSVYIVQEYMETDLCKLLEQGPLSEDHARLFMYQLLRGLKYIHSANVLHRDLKPANLFVNTEDLVLKIGDFGLARIMDPHYSHKGHLSEGLVTKWYRSPRLLLSPNNYTKAIDMWAAGCIFAEMLTGKTLFAGAHELEQMQLILESIPVIHEEDRQELESVIPVFIKNDMSEPQTPLAKLLPGVSAEALDFLEKILTFNPMDRLTAEEALAHPYMSDYSFPLDEPISSHPFHIEDEVDDILLMDESHSHVYNWDRYHDSQFSDQDWHLHSTHEADEVQRDPRAISDVTDEEEVQVDPRKYLDGDREKFLDDPTFDSLFPSELSWQHDDHHENKYCDLECGHTCNYKAVSASYLDNLVWRDSEVNHYYEPKLIIDLSNWKEQSKEKADKKGKSKCEKNGLVKAQIALQEASQNLTEKDKEQEKHQGFDFDSFIAGTIKLSLQPEPCEVGLLNELNSSVSQLETKSSMSKSVSQEKEEKCMVNLAQLEGRAPNPWESFGNEAVPGEESSLIDEVCWDVRKDEQLQKESTYTSYLDRLFSKREEVLEPEAVNDIEDGFLGRNGEIVFSMQLESLALPGFEGSAELPLKSIQATLTPSAVKCSPQIAHKTYSSILKHLN